A DNA window from Bradyrhizobium barranii subsp. barranii contains the following coding sequences:
- a CDS encoding YybS family protein, which yields MMTLGLIALIAGAASALMFASIVSGALISLVLFYLAPLPLMVASIGWGPLCASLGGIAAAIGLGALFGLPYCIAFAVTVALPAWWLGHLVLLSRRVGPVAPEATTEPPAEPELEWYPVGRILLWIAGFAALTTIAALLTLGTDAETITGTLRRGLMRLLRTADPQTSGEAGQFVDALVLIAPAAATIVAMMTLTLNLWLSGKITATSGRLLRPWPDMMTAELPPMTLVALCIALAFCFTGGLLATVAQITTAALMMGYALTGFAVLHTLTLALKSRTFWLGSTYAVVVVFGWPVIAMVILGLADAVFGFRERFLRSRQPPPLPTS from the coding sequence ATGATGACTCTTGGACTGATAGCTCTGATCGCCGGCGCTGCGTCGGCCCTGATGTTCGCCTCGATCGTATCGGGCGCGCTGATCTCGCTCGTCCTGTTCTATCTCGCACCGCTGCCGCTGATGGTCGCCTCGATCGGCTGGGGCCCGCTTTGCGCGAGCCTCGGCGGCATCGCAGCTGCGATCGGCCTCGGGGCCCTGTTCGGCCTGCCCTACTGCATCGCCTTTGCCGTGACCGTCGCGCTGCCCGCGTGGTGGCTCGGCCATCTCGTCCTGCTCAGCCGGCGGGTTGGACCCGTCGCGCCGGAAGCCACCACCGAGCCGCCGGCCGAGCCCGAGCTCGAATGGTATCCGGTCGGCCGCATCCTGCTGTGGATCGCGGGCTTCGCCGCGCTGACCACGATCGCCGCCCTGCTCACCCTCGGCACCGACGCCGAGACCATCACCGGCACGCTGCGGCGCGGCTTGATGCGCCTGCTCCGCACCGCCGACCCGCAGACGTCAGGCGAAGCCGGTCAGTTCGTCGACGCGCTGGTGCTCATCGCTCCGGCCGCCGCCACCATCGTCGCGATGATGACGCTCACCCTCAATCTCTGGCTCAGCGGCAAGATAACGGCGACATCGGGCCGCCTGCTGCGTCCGTGGCCGGACATGATGACGGCCGAGCTGCCGCCGATGACGCTGGTGGCGCTCTGCATCGCGCTCGCGTTCTGCTTCACCGGCGGGTTGCTCGCGACGGTCGCGCAGATCACGACGGCGGCGCTGATGATGGGCTATGCGCTGACCGGATTTGCCGTGCTGCATACGCTGACGCTGGCGCTGAAGAGCCGCACCTTCTGGCTCGGTTCGACCTATGCCGTCGTCGTGGTGTTCGGCTGGCCCGTCATCGCGATGGTGATCCTCGGCCTTGCGGATGCCGTGTTCGGCTTCCGCGAGCGCTTCCTGCGCAGCCGCCAGCCACCGCCGCTGCCAACCTCTTAA
- a CDS encoding site-specific integrase — protein MPRRSKGPRLELQTGEGRTPKWIIRDGAKNVSTRCDERDREQAEAKLAEYILAKHDPAKAIRSGSPNEVKIADILAVEMTRIAAKRHLDEHRKKELIAVCQNMGNWFGHRVVGDLNGELQERYAAERTRHVIRMVEGVRTNVDTGEHAPVAAYRDLKFLAAAINRYFKHKVGGVVTQFSPVLPDAPESRIRWLTRSEAARLLWAAWRGRKETKLPGSKGRHTSRHIARYILVGLYTGSRNGDICGAATIPTIGRGYVDLEKGIFRRKPDDKKETSKRQPTVPIPPRLLAHMRRWQRLGISQRAVIEFNGKPVVTIREGWESVVERAGLATEDKQQKVLRHTLRHAAITWYLDQGVDIEKVSLYCGVSVATIRKTYRHVMPGTFDDLLSAAHQIGR, from the coding sequence ATGCCGCGTCGTAGCAAAGGCCCCCGACTTGAGCTTCAAACCGGAGAAGGCCGTACCCCAAAATGGATCATCCGAGACGGGGCAAAAAACGTCAGCACTCGATGCGATGAACGCGACCGCGAACAGGCTGAGGCGAAGCTTGCAGAGTACATCCTCGCCAAGCACGACCCGGCCAAGGCAATCCGGTCAGGTAGTCCCAATGAGGTCAAGATAGCCGACATCCTCGCTGTGGAGATGACCCGAATTGCTGCGAAGCGGCACCTGGACGAGCACAGGAAGAAAGAACTGATCGCGGTCTGCCAGAACATGGGCAATTGGTTCGGCCATCGGGTCGTCGGCGATCTGAACGGCGAGCTACAGGAACGCTATGCGGCTGAGCGGACGCGCCACGTCATCAGGATGGTTGAAGGTGTCAGGACCAATGTGGACACCGGCGAACATGCCCCCGTTGCGGCCTATCGTGACTTGAAGTTTCTTGCCGCTGCCATCAACCGGTACTTCAAGCACAAGGTTGGCGGCGTCGTCACCCAGTTCAGCCCGGTCCTGCCCGACGCTCCCGAGTCCCGTATCCGGTGGTTGACGCGGTCCGAGGCTGCCAGGCTGCTCTGGGCAGCGTGGCGGGGACGGAAGGAAACAAAGCTGCCAGGGAGCAAGGGACGCCACACCTCGCGGCACATCGCCCGGTACATCCTGGTCGGCCTCTACACCGGCTCCCGCAATGGCGACATCTGCGGGGCCGCGACCATTCCGACGATCGGACGCGGCTACGTTGACCTGGAGAAGGGTATCTTCAGGCGGAAGCCCGACGACAAGAAGGAGACCTCCAAGCGGCAGCCCACGGTCCCCATCCCGCCCCGGCTACTGGCCCATATGCGGCGTTGGCAGCGGCTGGGCATTTCCCAGCGCGCCGTCATCGAGTTCAACGGCAAGCCCGTCGTGACGATCCGGGAGGGCTGGGAGAGCGTGGTGGAGCGCGCCGGTCTGGCGACTGAGGACAAGCAACAGAAGGTCCTCCGCCACACCCTGCGCCACGCAGCAATCACATGGTATCTGGATCAGGGCGTCGATATTGAGAAGGTCAGCCTCTACTGCGGCGTCTCCGTGGCGACCATCCGCAAGACCTATCGCCACGTCATGCCGGGAACCTTTGACGACCTGTTGAGCGCCGCCCATCAGATTGGGCGTTGA
- a CDS encoding glucosaminidase domain-containing protein, with protein sequence MSAFSIVRRLTGSDPESTGKLVANLAVLATSLIVINPLLLLLAGTMALLSSPFALFIASVVALKKTLDWVADKMFTAFVSIVDAIKNVALSMINKVRGWIGLSPIGGEGTDGGHGASGSWTDGSSGSGASGSWDSTAKKVRSSFTNSVPSFNGSGGVAGSLDKASFDRKFAGTALAGKYDQIVAAANANGIPPALLAGVIAHETGNGANTRYNNVAGLMNPETGSRTKLAFPSIDAGIDAAGRTVAKNYNAAGRDLGAMAKRYAPVGATNDPGGLNSGWQSGVSKQMNVLSGGVGSAGAGDAVSAGEKYLGMNEYSDAKVLASYLGADVRGQSNAWCSRFVNRALADVGGKGTGSAVANSFQKWGSAINPSDVRRNDVLLQTHGLGYNQPGGHVGLATGETRMRNGRLQIKMLAGNDGDAVRERWIDADRNLMVRRGNPISQVPTPADAIQNVPAAPQSGVPMRGDFGGAGRGSVAIHINGNSHDPEALANLVQRRVDEQMNWRTHDSESEYT encoded by the coding sequence ATGTCCGCCTTCAGCATCGTCCGGCGCCTGACTGGCAGCGACCCGGAGAGCACGGGCAAGCTTGTCGCCAATCTCGCTGTCCTCGCGACGTCGCTGATCGTCATCAATCCCTTGCTGTTGCTGCTCGCCGGAACGATGGCGCTGCTGAGCAGTCCATTTGCTCTCTTTATCGCTTCAGTAGTTGCGTTGAAGAAAACGCTCGATTGGGTCGCGGACAAGATGTTTACCGCGTTCGTCTCCATCGTCGATGCAATCAAAAACGTCGCGCTGTCCATGATAAACAAGGTGCGTGGCTGGATCGGCCTCTCTCCTATCGGCGGGGAAGGCACGGACGGCGGACATGGCGCTTCCGGATCATGGACAGATGGATCTTCCGGCAGTGGCGCTTCCGGCTCCTGGGACTCCACCGCGAAGAAGGTCCGTTCGTCTTTCACGAACAGCGTGCCGAGCTTCAACGGGAGCGGTGGAGTAGCGGGCAGCCTCGACAAGGCGTCGTTCGATAGGAAGTTCGCTGGCACAGCGCTTGCGGGCAAATACGATCAGATCGTTGCAGCCGCCAACGCGAACGGCATCCCGCCCGCATTGCTCGCGGGCGTGATCGCGCACGAGACCGGCAACGGGGCGAACACCCGTTACAACAACGTCGCCGGTCTCATGAACCCGGAGACCGGCTCGCGAACGAAGCTCGCGTTTCCGAGCATCGACGCCGGCATCGACGCTGCCGGGCGCACCGTCGCGAAGAACTACAACGCGGCAGGCCGAGACCTTGGCGCGATGGCTAAACGATATGCGCCAGTCGGTGCGACGAATGATCCGGGCGGATTGAACAGTGGCTGGCAGTCCGGCGTCTCGAAACAGATGAATGTTCTGTCCGGTGGCGTCGGCAGCGCTGGCGCCGGTGACGCTGTCAGTGCTGGTGAAAAGTACCTCGGCATGAACGAGTACAGCGACGCCAAGGTGCTGGCGTCCTATCTCGGTGCAGATGTTCGGGGCCAGTCAAACGCCTGGTGCAGTCGCTTCGTGAACCGGGCGCTGGCGGATGTCGGCGGCAAGGGCACGGGCAGCGCGGTTGCGAACAGCTTCCAAAAATGGGGCTCCGCGATCAACCCGTCCGATGTCAGGCGCAATGACGTGCTCTTGCAAACGCACGGGCTCGGCTACAACCAACCCGGTGGTCACGTTGGCCTCGCGACTGGCGAGACCCGCATGCGTAACGGCCGGCTGCAAATCAAGATGCTGGCCGGGAACGACGGTGACGCCGTCCGCGAGCGCTGGATCGATGCCGACAGGAACCTGATGGTTCGTCGCGGCAACCCCATCAGTCAGGTGCCAACGCCTGCTGATGCGATCCAGAACGTTCCTGCTGCTCCGCAGTCTGGCGTCCCGATGAGGGGCGACTTCGGTGGTGCTGGCCGCGGCTCTGTCGCGATCCACATCAACGGCAACAGCCACGATCCGGAAGCCCTCGCCAACCTGGTCCAGCGCCGGGTCGACGAGCAGATGAACTGGCGCACCCACGACAGCGAGTCCGAATACACCTGA
- a CDS encoding phage tail tape measure protein, translating into MSDETLHVSVTLSATESASPVLRGLMKNIDALRASARRFNAEFSSLGKTAFQSLDGVTRASKSAADSMRGLTNVAERAAASYRSAWTKADQDREKSASRMYGALMRDERAYQALLGRRGSAGASPSRGSGTSVGKIAGGTFLGVGAASAVRQLSHDVVAAERSIGRGIASAFRERLNIAKSETNAEMFADLSSEEVRKLRKESLDRLGIKFGVGAEGTLGVATELSKAGIGKQVLGDATELALKAKTAMDISAKETAELFGGLASFIQFDKNRYASISNSIAIANKDSKATGTQIVEGMKRGLSALATTGGKLTPEQLAGLVGTAIDVGIQPGKSGNFISHLIGGVGSADTMHGQKAKDMQEAAAYLGFGGRYEMAQAMRNNPLASVYQLLDHLSKLPEKLRIRVAKDLGGEMWFDEILQLVLAKDKLKQIEQDIATDKGFLDKAALKAVRSMSGAYASVVAAAKLAQEKIGGGFDKAFTQIADAILRHADTFNFDSIRDHFEALTDGLLQGFGLKNWGQAVDWLAGQFSPSTIAS; encoded by the coding sequence ATGTCCGACGAAACCCTTCACGTCAGCGTAACCCTATCGGCAACCGAGAGCGCATCCCCGGTCCTCCGGGGACTCATGAAAAATATCGACGCGCTCAGAGCATCCGCGAGACGCTTCAACGCTGAGTTCTCCAGCCTTGGCAAGACCGCATTCCAGTCTCTCGACGGCGTGACCCGCGCCAGCAAGTCCGCCGCAGATTCGATGCGAGGACTCACCAATGTCGCGGAACGCGCGGCGGCGTCATACCGGAGCGCCTGGACCAAAGCCGATCAGGACCGGGAGAAGTCCGCAAGCCGCATGTACGGTGCGCTGATGCGGGATGAACGCGCGTATCAAGCGCTACTCGGCAGGCGAGGTTCTGCCGGTGCATCCCCGTCGCGTGGAAGCGGCACCAGCGTTGGCAAGATCGCAGGCGGGACGTTCCTCGGTGTTGGCGCGGCATCGGCCGTTCGCCAGCTCAGCCATGACGTGGTCGCAGCGGAACGAAGCATCGGCCGGGGCATCGCGTCGGCGTTTCGGGAACGGCTGAACATCGCAAAATCGGAAACCAATGCCGAGATGTTCGCCGACCTCTCCAGCGAGGAAGTCCGCAAGCTGCGCAAGGAGTCGCTCGACCGGCTCGGTATCAAGTTCGGCGTCGGCGCCGAAGGAACGCTCGGCGTTGCGACCGAGTTGAGCAAGGCCGGTATCGGCAAGCAAGTCCTGGGGGATGCGACCGAACTCGCGCTCAAAGCCAAAACTGCGATGGACATTTCCGCGAAGGAAACCGCCGAGCTTTTCGGCGGCCTCGCGAGCTTCATCCAGTTCGACAAGAACAGATACGCTTCGATCTCGAATTCGATTGCCATTGCCAACAAGGATTCAAAGGCAACCGGCACCCAAATCGTTGAGGGCATGAAACGGGGCCTGTCCGCGCTCGCGACGACCGGCGGCAAGCTGACTCCCGAACAACTCGCGGGCCTCGTCGGTACGGCCATCGACGTCGGCATTCAGCCCGGCAAGTCCGGTAACTTCATCAGCCATCTGATCGGTGGCGTCGGATCAGCGGACACGATGCACGGGCAGAAGGCGAAGGATATGCAGGAAGCCGCTGCCTATCTCGGCTTTGGCGGGCGCTATGAAATGGCGCAGGCCATGCGCAACAACCCATTGGCGTCCGTCTATCAGCTCCTCGACCACCTCTCGAAGCTGCCGGAGAAGCTGCGCATTCGCGTAGCGAAAGACCTCGGCGGCGAGATGTGGTTCGATGAGATTTTGCAGCTCGTCCTTGCTAAGGACAAGCTGAAGCAGATCGAACAAGATATCGCGACCGACAAGGGGTTCCTCGACAAGGCAGCACTTAAGGCGGTCAGATCCATGTCGGGAGCATATGCCAGTGTCGTGGCCGCAGCGAAGCTGGCACAAGAGAAGATCGGTGGAGGATTCGACAAGGCCTTCACGCAGATCGCTGACGCCATCCTACGGCACGCGGACACCTTCAACTTTGACTCGATCAGGGACCACTTCGAAGCGCTCACCGATGGACTGCTTCAGGGCTTTGGACTGAAAAATTGGGGCCAGGCGGTCGACTGGCTGGCAGGCCAGTTCAGCCCTAGCACGATTGCATCATAG